The window GAGAATGGAGGCGGCATGCCGCCGCTCCTCGGCCGCTCCCTCAAGACCCTCTACAAGTACAACAACCCCTGGGAGGCGACCAAGAAGAAGAGAGCCGCCTGGGCCGGAGATAGGAATATACCTGATATCAGCAAGGGTGAAGAAGTCCCTTTGTGCTACTTCGTGGGGTGCACGACCGCAATGGATTCCCGGGCCCGTTCCCTTGCTTGCTCCCTCGCGGACGTCCTGGCCCACGCGGACATCTCCTTCGGCACCCTGGGCAAGAAGGAACCCTGCTGCGGGGACATCGCCCGCCGGGCCGGTGAAGCGGGCCTTTTCGAGATGAAGATGGAGGATTGCATGGAGCTGTTCATGCGATGGGGGGTCACAGACATCGTTACTTCCTCCCCCCACTGCTTTCATACCATGAAAAACGACTATGCCGCCTTCAAGGTCCGCCCCGGGGACGGGGAGACGGCCTTCCGCGTCCGGCATTACTCCCAGCTACTCGATGAAATCCTCCAAAAGGGGGCGCTAGCCTTCACCCGATCCCTCGATTTGCGGGTCACCTTTCACGATCCCTGTTACCTGGGGCGATACAACCGTGTGTTCGATGCTCCCAGGAAGGTGATCCAGGCGATTCCAGGCGTCAAACTCCTGGAAATGCCCCACACCATGGAAAACAGTCTCTGCTGCGGGGGCGGAGGCGGGCGAATGTGGCAGGAAGAACTGGACGGGAATCCCAAGATGTCCGAAATCCGGATCCAGGAAGCCGCAGAGACCGGGGCCGAGGTCCTGGTGACGGCATGCCCCCTTTGCCTGATCATGCTGGAAGACGCCCGCAAAACCGCGGGACTCGAGGACCGGCTCAGGGTGATGGACCTCAATGAACTGGTGGTACTGGCCCTCGGGCTTAAAAATGCAACGGAAGGGGTCAAGTGAAAATCATTTTGCCTTACCTCAGCTGCGCCCGCTACGTTTTTCTGCACACTGTTAAGCATAAAAAATTACCAGAGACCGGGAGGAAAGAAGCATGGAGATCATCGTTTGCATCAAGCAGGTCCCCGAGGTGATCGACGCCGAACTGGAAATCGACCGGGACGGGACGGACATCGACAGGGAGGATCTGGAATTCGACATCAACGAATGGGACAACTACGCGGTGGAGGAGGCCGTTCGGATCAAGGAGCGCCACGGCGGAAAAGTCACGGTGGTGACCCTGGGTGACGAAGAGAGCGAAGACGTCCTCCGCCAGGCCCTTGCAATGGGGGCGGATGAGGCCATACGGATCGACTGGGACGGATTCGAAGGTTCTGACGCAGCCGGGATCGCCAGGGGACTATACCGTGCCCTCAAGGGTGTGCCCTTCGACCTCATCCTTACCGGGGTCCAGGCGTCTGATGACGGCTGGGGCCAGGTCGGTCTCACCTTGGCGGAATATTTCGGCCTCCCATACGCCTCCCTGGTGGTGGGGATAGAGGTGGAGGAGGGAACCGTGATCGCCACCCGTGAATTGGAGGCGGGAATCCAGGAGAAGGTTCTTCTTCCTCTTCCCGCCCTCATGACCATTCAGAGCGGGATCAATATTCCCCGCTACGTCTCCATCACCGGGATCCGCAGCGTGCGGAATGTGGAGATCCGGGAAGTTGATGCGGGCGATCTGGGTCTCGGGGAAGAAGAGATCGGCGCCGGAGCCTCGGCCCTTGAATCCATCGCCCTCTCCCTGCCGGAGGCAGGTGATGGTGCGGAGATCCTAAAGGGGAGTCTTGAAGAGGTCTGCGAAAAGGTCGCTTGGATCATTCGTGAGAAAGGAGGGACGGCATAAATGGAAGAGATCCTGGTGCTCGCCGAACACAGGCAGGGGCAAGTCAGGGATATCACTTTCGAGATCCTGACGCTTGCAAATCGACTAGGCATTGAGAGGGAGGCAACGGTCTCGGTCCTCTTATCCTGCGGAGGAGAGGCATACCCGGGTGAAAAGGAACTGGCAGCCTCCTGCGACGACCTCCTGGTCATAGGTGATGAAGGGCTTGCCCATTACAACGCCGACCACTACCTCGCTGTCCTTGAAAGGGTCTTGGCGGAAAGACGCCCCAGGTTCATCCTGATGGGACACACATCCATGGGGATGGACCTAGCCCCTTCCCTGGCCGCCCGGCTTTCCATCCCCCTCGTCACCGACTGCCTGGAGGTGGAGGCGACCTCCGGAGGGCTTCAGATCCTCCGCCAGATGTATGGGGGCAAGATCCAGGCCCGTATCTCCTTGAAACCCTCCGAACAATATCTCCTGACCATCCGGCCGGGGTGCTTTGAGTGTCGGCGCGGTCAAGGAAAATCGGCCCATCTCAAGGTGCTCGACTCCCATGACTGGACCGGCCTGAGGGGCCGCCGATTTCTGGAATACCTTGAAACCGGGCCGGCGGATGTGGATATTGCGGAAGCAGACATTCTGGTCTCTGTAGGACGCGGCATCGGGAAACCCGAAAACATTCCCCTGGCACAGGAATTCGCGGACGCCATCGGCGCCACCCTCTCCTGCTCCCGCCCCGTGGCCGACGAGGGATGGCTCCCTAAAAGCCGCCAGGTCGGGACATCGGGAAAGACCGTGAGGCCCAAAGTTTACATCGCCTTAGGGATCAGTGGGGCCTACCAGCATCAGGCGGGCATGAAAAATTCCGGCACCATCATCGCCGTGAACAAGGACCCCCAGGCTCCCATCTTCGGCTTCGCCCATTACGGCATCATCGGGGATGTCATGAAGGTACTGCCCATCCTTAAGGAGAAATTCGCCTGAGGGGCGGCCCGACCCATCACCCCCCGGAAATCCGCCAGCAAAGCAAGGAGAAGAAGGATGGACTTTTCACTCAGCAAGGAACAACGGGATATCGTCAGGGCTGCGAAAAAATTCGCCCGGGCAGAGTTCCCGGACAGGGCCCTGGAGTTTGACAGGGAAGAGACCTTTGACCTGGATCTCTGGCGAAAGGCCTGCGAGCTGGGTTTCGTCGGGGTGTTCATCGGAGAGGCATACGGCGGAGCCGGGTTGGGATTTTTTGAGCATTCCCTCATCTCCGAAGAGTTCTGGGCCGTGGATCCCGGCATCGGGCAGGCTATTCTCTCCACCACCTTCGGCTCAGAACTGCTCCTTCTCTATGGAACGGAAGAGCAAAAACAGTCCATCCTTCCCCGCCTGGTATCGGGCAAGGCCGTCATGGGAACGGCCATCACCGAGCCCAACGCGGGCTCGGACGTTGCAGGCGCCATGACCTCGGCCGCCAAGGATGGGCAGGAATGGGTCATCAACGGGAGCAAGATGTTCACAACAAACGGCACCATTGCCGATTTCATTCTCCTCTTTTGCAGGACGGATCCCGACAACCCCTCCCGCCACGGCCGCCACAGCTTCATCCTGGTGCCCACAGACACCGCAGGCTTCAAGGCCAAGAAGATCCGAGGGAAAATGGGTATTCGGGCATCGGACACGGCCGAGCTCTCCCTGACGGATGTCCGCGTCCCCCTGGATAATCTCGTGGGGAAAGAGGGCGAAGGATTCCGGCAGCTCATGGCCTTTTTCAACCGCACCCGTCCCCACGTGAGCGCCCAGGCCGTGGGCCTGGCCCGGGCCGCCCTGGAAGAGGCCCTTCGCCACACAAAGGAACGGCGTCAATTCGGACGCCCCCTTGCCTCTTTCCAGGTGACCCAGTTCAAGCTCGCGGAAATGGCGACCTGGATCCGTGCGGCGCGAAACCTTTACTACGAGGCCGCATGGAGCGTGGATCAGGGCAAGGTGGATCATGCCCTGATTGCCATGGCCAAGTGGTTTTCAGCGGAGACCGCCGTGCGTTGCGTTGACGAAGCCCTCCAACTCCACGGGGGATATGGATATATCGACGAGTACAGGATCAACCGTCTTTACCGGGCCGCCAAAATACTGGAGATCTATGAAGGCACCAAGGAGATGGAAAAGACCATCATTTCACGCTCCCTTATCGGATCGATATAAACCCCTATCGGCTGAAGCCGATAGCTTTAGGGGCCAAGTGAAAATCATTTTCACTCACTCGCCCCCTGGACCCTTTGAATCCTTGAACCCTATTTTTGAAAACGATCGAACTGATGTGTTAGTCTGAAAGCGTAAGTTTCTCTCATTCCCCGAATGGGACAAAAAATGAGTTTGACACCTCTTCATGTATTTTTTATAATTTTTGAAATTTTATGGACGATTTTTTCAGTTTTTTGTTTTATTTTTGAGGAAAACACCATAAAAATCACCTTATCATCGTCTTACCCAGGGAGGAAACCATGACAGGGGATGCCGAACTCACAAAAACGCCGCTCAACACCTGGCACAAGGCCAACGGCGGTCAAATGATCGACTTCGGGGGATGGGAGATGCCGGTCCAGTATAAAACCGGCATCATTGAAGAACACCTGGCCGTCCGCAAGGCAGGCGGCCTTTTCGACGTGAGCCACATGGGCCGTTTCCGGATCAAGGGCAAGGACAGGATCGCCTTTCTCCAGCACGTCCTGAGCAACAATGCCGAGGCCCTCGAGCCGTGGCAGGCCCAGTACACCCTGGTGCCCAATCAGGAGGGGGGTGCCATCGACGATGCCTACCTTTACCGGTTCGGGGAAGAAGACTACCTGCTCGTGGTCAATGCGGCCAATCGCGGGAAGGTCTGGGACCACTTTCAAGAGCAGGCCCGGGATTTTGGTGATGTCCGCCTCGAGGACCATACCCATGCCCTCGGCATGATCGCCTTCCAGGGTCCCGGGACCAAGGCCGTCCTTGAAAAAGCCATGGAGGGAGGCCGACTGCCGGAACCCATGCGGAACAGGCTCTCGGAAGGGATCATCGCCGGGACTCCCGTACCCATAGCACGGACGGGTTACACGGGAGAACCCCTTTGCTTTGAGCTCTTTCCACCAGCCGACAAGACCGAGGCCGTGTGGTCGGCCCTTTATGAAGCGGGCAGGGACATGGGGATCCTGCCCATCGGGCTCGGGGCCCGGGACACCTTGAGACTGGAGGCCGGCATGCCCCTTTACGGCCACGAACTGGGGCTTGATCCGGAAGGCAAAGAAATCCCTATTTTCGCCATTACCTTGGCCCCCATGGCAGTGAGTTTCAACCCCCGGAAGGGGTCCTTCGTGGGCCGGGAGGCCCTTGAGCGCCAATTCCAGGCCCTTGAAAAGATCCGGAACGGCCTTTTGAGCAGTCCTCCAGAGGCCCTTCCCCGCCGCATTCATCCCGTTGCGATCCAGGACAAGGGAATCGCCCGCCAGGGGGATGAGGTTCTCCTGAGGGGGGAGAAAGTCGGAGTGGTGACCAGCGGTACGATGATTCCCTACTGGATCTTTGAAGGTGAGGGGGCCACCATGACCCTCACGGGGAAATCGGCCCGGAGGGCCATCGCCTTGGCCTTGGTGGATTCCACCCTCCAGCCCGATACGGACCTCGAGATCTCAGTGCGCAGGCGAAGGCTAAAGGGAAAAATCGTTCGCTGGCACGGCCGCTCCGAAGCCCCTCCATACTTCCGTTCGATCCCTGTGGATTTCGAAAAACCCAAACCAGGCGAACTCCTCGGGCAGGGCATGGAGAAGGCTGAAATCCTTCTTAAGAAAGGCATTGAAAATCACATCTGGAGGCAGACCCGGTGCATCAACCTGATCCCGTCTGAGCAGACCCCCTCTCCCCTGGTTCGGCTCCTGTCCGTGTCCGACCCAGTGGGCCGGTACGCCGAGCACAGGGAACTACTCGCCGCCTTCGAACAGGAGGTATTCTATTACCAGGGCACTGATTTCATCGCCTGGGTCGAGGAACGCCTGAAGGCGGAAATGGCCGACTACCTGGGTTGTCCCCTGGTCGAAGTGCGGCCGGTGAGTGGGCAGATGGCCAACATGACGGTCTTCAGCGCCTTCGTGGATTTCAAGAACCGCACAAACCGAAAGCGGGAGGCTGAACGAATCCGCCTGGCCATGAACAACCACATCGGCAAGGGCGGGCACCTGAGTTCACAGCCCATGGGGGCCTTAAGGGACTATATCGCCCGGGACCCCCTCACTGATCAATACGCCGTGATCAACTTCCCCGTCATGGAAGACAATCCTTACCGGATCGATGTCGAGGCCACCGGGAAGCTCCTTGAACAGGTGAATCCCGAGGTGATCATCTTCGGCAAAAGCATGGTGCTTCATCCCGAGCCGATTGCGGAGATCCGCAAACTCGTGGAAGGCCACAGGCCCCGCCCCCTGATCATGTACGATATGGCCCATGTCCTGGGGTTAGTGGGGCCCCATTTCCAGGAGCCTTTCAGGGAAGGGGCTGACATCGTCACCGGCTCCACCCACAAGACCTTCTTCGGGACCCAGAGGGGAGTGGTCGGAGGGGATTTCGAAGAAAATACCCCCGGCTTCGAGCTATGGGAAGCCATCGAACGGCGCGCTTTTCCAGGCATGGTGAGCAACCACCACCTCGGAAGTCTCCTTGGGCTCCTTCTCGCAACCATTGAGATGAACACCTTCAAGGACGAGTATCAGGCCCAGGTGATCCGAAACGCCAAGGCCTTCGCAAGGGGACTGAAGGAGGCGGGGCTTCAGGTGGAGGGGGATCCGGAGTGCGGCTATACCGAGACTCACCAGGTCATCCTCAACGTAGGTTACGGGAAAGGGCCAGGGGTTGCCCGCATCCTGGAAATGAACAACATCATCGTGAACTATCAGGCCACCCCCTTTGACGAGTCCTTTACCGCCAGCTCCGCGCTCCGCATGGGGGTCTCCGAGATGACCCGCTTCGGCATGAAGGAAAAAGATTTCGAGGCCCTGGCCCACCTCCTGGCCGAAGCCGTTCGGGGTAAGAACGTGAAGGAGGAGATTGTCAAGCTTCGTAGCCGTTTCCTGGAATTGGGCTATTGTCTCGATGACGGTCTACTGGCCCCCTTGAAGAAACAGCTCATAGATACCTTTTAGTCCTTCGGCGCCGTTTCCAGGGACACCGTTCCGGAAACGGCGCCTCCATGTTTCCAGACCCTTTCATTTACATTCCAGCCAGGTCTTGGAAAAGGTCTCGTCTATGGACACGGGGTAGTTTCCGTCGAAACAGGCCAGACAAAGGTCATCCCTGGGAATGCGGGTGGCCCGGACGAGATTTTCAAGGCTCAGGTAACCAAGGCTGTCCAATCCAATGTAGTCCCGGATCTCTTCCACCGATTTCTGTGCCGCGATCAATTCCCCTTTGCTGGAAAAATCGATCCCGTAATGGCAGGGAAAACGGTGGGGAGGGCAGCTTACAAGCATGTGGACTTCCCGAGCTCCGATGCCTTTCAGTGTCCGCATACGGGTCCTGGCCGTCGTGCCCCGGATGATGGAATCTTCGATGATGATCACCCGGCGGCCCCTGAGGAGTTCCTTTACCGGGTTCAATTTGACCTTCACCCCAAAGTCCCGCATGCTCTGGGAGGGCTGGATAAAGGTCCTTCCCACATAGTGGTTACGGATCATCCCCATTTCCAGCGGAATTCCTGAGGCCTGAGCGTATCCGATAGCGGCATAATTGCCGGAATCGGGGAACGGCATCACCAGGTCCGCGTCAATCGGGTATTCCTTGGCCAGGAGTTCCCCCTGCTTTTTCCGAAAGAGGTAGACGTTTTCGCCGTACACGTTGCTGTCAGGCCTGGCAAAATAGATGAGTTCGAAGATGCACTGGGCCCTGCGGGCCTGGTTCCGGGGTCGGATGCTTCGCAATCCTTCCTCGTTGATTACGATGACTTCGCCGGGCTCCACATCCCGGACATAGACGGCCTCTACGAGATCAAGGGCGCAGGTCTCGGAGGTGACGACAAAACCCTTGTCGTTGATCTTTCCAAGGCACAAGGGGCGGAATCCATTCGGGTCCCTGACCGCCACCAGGGCGTCCTCGCTCATGAGGATCAGGGAATAGGCTCCTTTTACCTGCTCCATGGTCCCGACCATGGCCTGCTCCAGTCCCTTCTTCATTCCCCGGGCCACCAGGTGCAGAACGACCTCGCTGTCCATGCTCGTCTGGAAGATGGAGCCCTGGCTCTCCATTTTCGTCCTGAGGCTTCGGGCGTTCACCAGGTTGCCGTTATGTGCTATGGCCAGGGTCTTCCCCGCATGTTGGACCCTGAAGGGCTGTGCGTTGACGAGAAGTGAAGAACCCGTCGTGGAATACCTCACATGGCCCAAGGCCATGTGGCCCTTCAGTCGATCCAGGATCTCCTGGGTGAAGATCTCAGGTACCAGGCCCATGGCCTTGTACTCGGCCACGTGACTTCCGTCCGATGCCACGATTCCGGCACTCTCCTGGCCTCTGTGCTGTAAGGCATAGAGCCCGAAATAGGTCAACCGCGCGGCCTCCGGGTGTCCGTAAACCGCGAAAATACCGCATTCCTCCCTGGGCCGTTCCGGCAAGGGGACCCGTGCATTGTTTTCGGGCACATGCATGGTTCGACTCATCTTCTGGAAAAGTGAACTGATACGGGGATCCCGGAACTCCACTCCAATCCCTGGGACACGCCTTACTCCCTGAAATGCTGAATCAGGCTGTCCATTTCGTGGTATTCCTGCAAGGTCTTCACCTTCAGGTCCCCTTCCAGCATGGACTTGATGCCCAGGGCGGTGGCCCTGGCACCCGCCAGGGTTGTGGTGTAGGGGATTTCCAGGATCAGGGCCGTGCGGCGGATCTCGTAGGATTCGGAGACGGCCCGCTTACTGCTCGTGGTATTGATCACGAGATCGATCTCGCCGTTTTTCATGAGGTCTAGGATATGGGGGCGTCCTTCCCTGACCTTTTTTACCGCCTCGTTGGGGATGCCCTGGCGGGAAAGAAACTCGGACGTCCCTCGGGTGGCCACAATTCTAAATCCCAGCTTGTGGAATATCTTGGCCGTATTCAGTACAGCAGTCTTGTCCTCGTCCCGGACGCTGATGAACACCGTCCCCGACGTCGGCAGTCTTTGGCCCGCAGCCAACTGACTCTTTGCGTAGGCCAGCCCAAAGGATTGATCGATCCCCATGACCTCCCCGGTGGATTTCATTTCGGGTCCTAAAAGGGTATCCACTCCCGGGAATCGGTCAAAGGGGAAGACCGATTCTTTCACACAAGTATGGGTCATGGTCACTTCCCTGCGCAACCCCAGATCCTTAAGCTTAAGGCCCATCATCACCTTGGTCGCAAGCTTGGCCAGGGGGATTCCGGTGGCCTTGCTCACAAAGGGAACGGTCCTCGAAGCCCTCGGGTTGACCTCCAGGATATAGATCTCGTTGTCTTTCACCGCGTATTGGATATTCATCAATCCCACGACACGGAGTTCCCGGGCGAGGGCCTTGGTCTGGGACCTGATCTGTTCCAGGATATTAGGCTTGAGGGAGATGGGAGGCAAGACACAGGCACTGTCGCCGCTGTGTATTCCCGCCTCCTCGATATGCTCCATGATTCCGCCGATCACGGTTTCATCGCCGTCGGAGATGGCGTCCACGTCGATCTCCACGGCACGCTCCAGGAACCGGTCGATGAGCACGGGCTTTCCCGGTGAAACCTCCACCGCGCTCAAGATGTACCGTTCCATGTCAGCCTGATCGTAAATGATCTCCATGGCCCTCCCACCCAGGACAAAGGAAGGCCTCACAACCACGGGGTACCCGACCTCCGCCGTAACCCTCAGGGCCTCCTCAGGGCTGTATGCGATGTCGTTTCTAGGTTGACGCAGGTTGAGTTTTTTAAGCAGTTTCTGGAACCGCTCCCGGTCCTCGGCCCGGTCGATGCTGTCCGGACTGGTCCCGAGGATACGCACCCCGGCCTCGGCCAACGGAACGGCGATGTTGAGGGGAGTCTGCCCTCCGAACTGGACGATCACCCCCTCGGGATTTTCCTGCTCGATTATGTTAAGCACATCTTCCCGGGTCAGGGGCTCGAAGTAGAGTTTGTCGGAGGTGTCGTAGTCTGTGCTCACGGTCTCCGGGTTGCTGTTGACCATGATGCTCTCGATTCCGAGTTCCCTGAGGGCGAAGGATGCCTGGACGCAACAATAGTCGAACTCGATCCCCTGGCCGATCCGGTTGGGACCGCCACCTAGGATGACAACCTTTCTTTTCCGCGTGGAGCGGATCTCGTTTTCCTCCTCATAGGTGGAGTAATAGTAGGGCGTGTACGCCTCGAATTCCGCCGCGCAGGTATCCACAAGCTTGTAGACAGGGGTGACCCCCTTTCCGGTTCGCCACTCCCGGATTTCCTGTTCCGTCCTCTCGAAAAGGGTCGCCAACTGAAGGTCCGAGAAACCGAGTTCCTTGACTTCCTTCAGCAACTCCGGATCCCAGTCTCTTGGGGAAACGCCCCGGCGGGCTTGATCCCGGAGCTTTTTTTCCATCTCGTGGATCTCCCGGATGTGGAAGAGGAACCATGGATCGATGTGGGTCAGGTCCCGGATTCTTTCGATGGGCATCCCTTTTTCAAACGCTCGCAAAATGTAAAAAATCCGCTCGGAGTTGGGTTCAATGAGTTTCTTTTCGATTTCCTGGATATCCGGGTCCGGCTCCCTTCCCGGGGGAGAATCGGCTCCCAGCCCGATCCGGCCGATCTCCAGGGACCGGACGG is drawn from Deltaproteobacteria bacterium and contains these coding sequences:
- a CDS encoding electron transfer flavoprotein subunit beta; the encoded protein is MEIIVCIKQVPEVIDAELEIDRDGTDIDREDLEFDINEWDNYAVEEAVRIKERHGGKVTVVTLGDEESEDVLRQALAMGADEAIRIDWDGFEGSDAAGIARGLYRALKGVPFDLILTGVQASDDGWGQVGLTLAEYFGLPYASLVVGIEVEEGTVIATRELEAGIQEKVLLPLPALMTIQSGINIPRYVSITGIRSVRNVEIREVDAGDLGLGEEEIGAGASALESIALSLPEAGDGAEILKGSLEEVCEKVAWIIREKGGTA
- a CDS encoding electron transfer flavoprotein subunit alpha/FixB family protein, yielding MEEILVLAEHRQGQVRDITFEILTLANRLGIEREATVSVLLSCGGEAYPGEKELAASCDDLLVIGDEGLAHYNADHYLAVLERVLAERRPRFILMGHTSMGMDLAPSLAARLSIPLVTDCLEVEATSGGLQILRQMYGGKIQARISLKPSEQYLLTIRPGCFECRRGQGKSAHLKVLDSHDWTGLRGRRFLEYLETGPADVDIAEADILVSVGRGIGKPENIPLAQEFADAIGATLSCSRPVADEGWLPKSRQVGTSGKTVRPKVYIALGISGAYQHQAGMKNSGTIIAVNKDPQAPIFGFAHYGIIGDVMKVLPILKEKFA
- a CDS encoding acyl-CoA dehydrogenase family protein; translated protein: MDFSLSKEQRDIVRAAKKFARAEFPDRALEFDREETFDLDLWRKACELGFVGVFIGEAYGGAGLGFFEHSLISEEFWAVDPGIGQAILSTTFGSELLLLYGTEEQKQSILPRLVSGKAVMGTAITEPNAGSDVAGAMTSAAKDGQEWVINGSKMFTTNGTIADFILLFCRTDPDNPSRHGRHSFILVPTDTAGFKAKKIRGKMGIRASDTAELSLTDVRVPLDNLVGKEGEGFRQLMAFFNRTRPHVSAQAVGLARAALEEALRHTKERRQFGRPLASFQVTQFKLAEMATWIRAARNLYYEAAWSVDQGKVDHALIAMAKWFSAETAVRCVDEALQLHGGYGYIDEYRINRLYRAAKILEIYEGTKEMEKTIISRSLIGSI
- the gcvT gene encoding glycine cleavage system aminomethyltransferase GcvT, which translates into the protein MTGDAELTKTPLNTWHKANGGQMIDFGGWEMPVQYKTGIIEEHLAVRKAGGLFDVSHMGRFRIKGKDRIAFLQHVLSNNAEALEPWQAQYTLVPNQEGGAIDDAYLYRFGEEDYLLVVNAANRGKVWDHFQEQARDFGDVRLEDHTHALGMIAFQGPGTKAVLEKAMEGGRLPEPMRNRLSEGIIAGTPVPIARTGYTGEPLCFELFPPADKTEAVWSALYEAGRDMGILPIGLGARDTLRLEAGMPLYGHELGLDPEGKEIPIFAITLAPMAVSFNPRKGSFVGREALERQFQALEKIRNGLLSSPPEALPRRIHPVAIQDKGIARQGDEVLLRGEKVGVVTSGTMIPYWIFEGEGATMTLTGKSARRAIALALVDSTLQPDTDLEISVRRRRLKGKIVRWHGRSEAPPYFRSIPVDFEKPKPGELLGQGMEKAEILLKKGIENHIWRQTRCINLIPSEQTPSPLVRLLSVSDPVGRYAEHRELLAAFEQEVFYYQGTDFIAWVEERLKAEMADYLGCPLVEVRPVSGQMANMTVFSAFVDFKNRTNRKREAERIRLAMNNHIGKGGHLSSQPMGALRDYIARDPLTDQYAVINFPVMEDNPYRIDVEATGKLLEQVNPEVIIFGKSMVLHPEPIAEIRKLVEGHRPRPLIMYDMAHVLGLVGPHFQEPFREGADIVTGSTHKTFFGTQRGVVGGDFEENTPGFELWEAIERRAFPGMVSNHHLGSLLGLLLATIEMNTFKDEYQAQVIRNAKAFARGLKEAGLQVEGDPECGYTETHQVILNVGYGKGPGVARILEMNNIIVNYQATPFDESFTASSALRMGVSEMTRFGMKEKDFEALAHLLAEAVRGKNVKEEIVKLRSRFLELGYCLDDGLLAPLKKQLIDTF
- a CDS encoding amidophosphoribosyltransferase, with translation MSRTMHVPENNARVPLPERPREECGIFAVYGHPEAARLTYFGLYALQHRGQESAGIVASDGSHVAEYKAMGLVPEIFTQEILDRLKGHMALGHVRYSTTGSSLLVNAQPFRVQHAGKTLAIAHNGNLVNARSLRTKMESQGSIFQTSMDSEVVLHLVARGMKKGLEQAMVGTMEQVKGAYSLILMSEDALVAVRDPNGFRPLCLGKINDKGFVVTSETCALDLVEAVYVRDVEPGEVIVINEEGLRSIRPRNQARRAQCIFELIYFARPDSNVYGENVYLFRKKQGELLAKEYPIDADLVMPFPDSGNYAAIGYAQASGIPLEMGMIRNHYVGRTFIQPSQSMRDFGVKVKLNPVKELLRGRRVIIIEDSIIRGTTARTRMRTLKGIGAREVHMLVSCPPHRFPCHYGIDFSSKGELIAAQKSVEEIRDYIGLDSLGYLSLENLVRATRIPRDDLCLACFDGNYPVSIDETFSKTWLECK
- the carB gene encoding carbamoyl-phosphate synthase large subunit translates to MPKRTDIEKILIIGSGPIIIGQACEFDYSGTQACKALKEEGYEVVLINSNPATIMTDPEMADRTYVEPITPEVLAKVIKRERPHAILPTLGGQTGLNTAVMVAETGLLDEMGVEVIGASIPIILKAEDREQFRDAMERIGLRISRNGIARNMDQAREVAERIGYPLIIRASFTLGGTGSGVAYNREEMEELAKAGLEASMISEIIIEESLIGWKEYELEVMRDFMDNVVIICSIENFDPMGIHTGDSITVAPAQTLTDREYQEMRDAAIAIIREIGVETGGSNIQFAVHPRTGEMVVIEMNPRVSRSSALASKATGFPIAKIASKLAVGYTLDEIANDITRETLASFEPTIDYCVVKIPRWTFEKFPGARDSLTTSMRSVGETMAIGRTFKEALQKAVRSLEIGRIGLGADSPPGREPDPDIQEIEKKLIEPNSERIFYILRAFEKGMPIERIRDLTHIDPWFLFHIREIHEMEKKLRDQARRGVSPRDWDPELLKEVKELGFSDLQLATLFERTEQEIREWRTGKGVTPVYKLVDTCAAEFEAYTPYYYSTYEEENEIRSTRKRKVVILGGGPNRIGQGIEFDYCCVQASFALRELGIESIMVNSNPETVSTDYDTSDKLYFEPLTREDVLNIIEQENPEGVIVQFGGQTPLNIAVPLAEAGVRILGTSPDSIDRAEDRERFQKLLKKLNLRQPRNDIAYSPEEALRVTAEVGYPVVVRPSFVLGGRAMEIIYDQADMERYILSAVEVSPGKPVLIDRFLERAVEIDVDAISDGDETVIGGIMEHIEEAGIHSGDSACVLPPISLKPNILEQIRSQTKALARELRVVGLMNIQYAVKDNEIYILEVNPRASRTVPFVSKATGIPLAKLATKVMMGLKLKDLGLRREVTMTHTCVKESVFPFDRFPGVDTLLGPEMKSTGEVMGIDQSFGLAYAKSQLAAGQRLPTSGTVFISVRDEDKTAVLNTAKIFHKLGFRIVATRGTSEFLSRQGIPNEAVKKVREGRPHILDLMKNGEIDLVINTTSSKRAVSESYEIRRTALILEIPYTTTLAGARATALGIKSMLEGDLKVKTLQEYHEMDSLIQHFRE